From Chryseobacterium gallinarum, one genomic window encodes:
- a CDS encoding efflux RND transporter periplasmic adaptor subunit, with product MNYRKGYWALPLITATILYSCGSGNAQENSQQMPALPTDFIQVKSGDEDVSTGYPGSIEGQDNVEIKAQVTGYLEAVYIKEGQYVNKGQTLFRINPSVYNEQVNTNQAALKAALAAQETARLEVEKLKPLVEGKVVSDMQLKTAQANLKAASAQVAQAQSSLGSSKINAGFTYIKAPVSGYIGRIPNRIGNLISPSDASPLTTLSNINTVNVYFSMNEADFIAHSRAAASGNNTGNVDLILADGSMYSLKGRLEAASGNFDRTTGSIQMKAVFQNPDKLLRAGGTARVMIHNALDGVVKLPKTSVKDIQDKYFVYKLEGKDKVKMTQIKVSGSTTQDYFIKEGVNAGDKIAINRIDALTDGAQVVAKVVPSK from the coding sequence ATGAATTACAGAAAAGGATATTGGGCTCTTCCCCTTATCACTGCAACAATATTGTATTCTTGTGGTTCGGGAAATGCTCAGGAAAATTCCCAACAAATGCCGGCCCTGCCTACAGATTTTATTCAGGTAAAATCAGGAGATGAAGATGTTTCTACCGGATATCCGGGGAGTATAGAAGGGCAGGATAATGTAGAAATAAAAGCTCAGGTTACCGGGTATCTTGAAGCGGTATATATCAAAGAGGGACAATACGTTAATAAAGGACAGACATTGTTCAGGATTAATCCATCAGTGTACAATGAGCAGGTTAATACAAATCAGGCGGCCTTAAAAGCGGCCCTGGCAGCACAGGAAACAGCAAGGCTGGAAGTTGAAAAGTTAAAACCGCTTGTAGAGGGAAAAGTAGTTTCCGATATGCAGCTGAAAACAGCACAGGCTAACCTTAAAGCTGCTTCAGCACAGGTAGCTCAGGCACAGTCTTCATTAGGATCTTCAAAGATCAATGCTGGTTTTACTTACATCAAAGCACCTGTAAGCGGGTATATCGGAAGAATTCCCAACAGGATAGGGAATCTTATCAGCCCTTCCGATGCGTCACCTTTGACAACACTTTCGAACATCAATACAGTGAATGTTTATTTCTCCATGAATGAAGCCGATTTCATAGCCCATAGCAGAGCTGCAGCATCAGGAAATAATACGGGAAATGTAGATCTTATTCTGGCAGATGGCTCCATGTATTCTTTGAAAGGAAGACTGGAAGCCGCCAGTGGAAATTTCGACAGAACTACCGGAAGTATACAGATGAAAGCTGTGTTTCAGAATCCGGATAAATTGTTGAGAGCCGGAGGTACAGCGAGAGTAATGATTCACAATGCGTTGGACGGTGTTGTTAAGCTCCCGAAAACTTCAGTGAAAGATATTCAGGATAAATACTTTGTATATAAACTGGAGGGAAAGGATAAAGTGAAGATGACCCAGATTAAAGTTTCGGGAAGTACCACACAGGATTACTTTATAAAAGAAGGAGTGAATGCAGGGGACAAGATCGCAATTAACAGAATTGATGCCCTTACCGATGGGGCACAGGTTGTCGCTAAAGTGGTTCCTTCAAAATAA
- a CDS encoding outer membrane beta-barrel protein, whose product MSKKHNMNSEWLNNLHRRMEDHEMEVPDGLWDDIRDELFSEEHEMKGVAGLSTENHTKNNAAGHRQKSRTLMYRIGGMAAVVAGLVFLVMNLFPEKNDKPLSGLTSDLQKERRKNGLAENLTNNVKPEARTNPDISLTKNSLAETKAGNIAGQGYYKTVLKKENKDNDGAAREIIAIQEIAKDSRKEIQIAQKQTGADEVSGKEAKEEIFKQEKYTDNKKNPVTSKAKKSWMLGMLTGNVSSNTAEQQFPGYASMNGKPMTVEQVWSTSAYEDDPLTAVLLANQSQPVEAKIRHRIPVTFGLSLYYSLGKKWGIGTGLNYTKLVSDLHSGSTANYIKGQQTVHYIGIPVQVNYNVIRKGKFTGYVTGGALVEKPVSGSLTTTYIVNDEVKETSKERLDDKPLQFSVNTAVGLQLKVIDRFGVYAEPGIGYHFKDDRSPNTIYKEKPLQFNLKFGVRILLD is encoded by the coding sequence ATGTCAAAAAAACACAATATGAATAGTGAATGGCTAAACAATCTGCACCGCAGAATGGAAGACCATGAGATGGAGGTTCCGGATGGATTGTGGGATGACATCAGGGATGAATTATTCTCTGAAGAACATGAAATGAAAGGTGTTGCCGGGCTTAGTACTGAAAATCACACGAAAAATAATGCAGCAGGACACAGGCAAAAGAGCAGGACCCTGATGTACCGTATCGGAGGAATGGCAGCGGTTGTAGCCGGATTGGTTTTTTTAGTGATGAACCTGTTTCCGGAAAAAAATGATAAGCCTCTTTCTGGCCTTACTTCAGATTTACAAAAAGAGAGAAGAAAAAATGGTCTTGCAGAAAACCTTACAAATAATGTAAAACCGGAAGCAAGGACGAATCCTGATATTTCACTGACAAAAAATAGTCTTGCTGAAACAAAGGCCGGAAATATTGCAGGTCAAGGATATTATAAAACAGTCCTGAAAAAAGAAAATAAGGATAATGATGGAGCAGCCCGGGAGATAATTGCCATTCAGGAGATAGCAAAAGATTCCCGTAAGGAAATTCAAATAGCTCAAAAACAAACCGGGGCAGATGAAGTAAGCGGTAAAGAAGCGAAAGAAGAGATATTTAAACAGGAAAAATATACTGATAACAAGAAGAATCCGGTTACATCTAAAGCTAAAAAGTCCTGGATGTTGGGAATGCTTACGGGAAATGTTTCTTCCAACACGGCAGAACAGCAGTTTCCGGGATATGCTTCGATGAACGGAAAACCAATGACTGTAGAACAGGTGTGGAGCACTTCAGCATATGAAGACGATCCACTGACAGCAGTATTATTGGCAAACCAGAGCCAGCCGGTAGAAGCCAAGATCCGGCATAGAATACCGGTTACTTTTGGTCTTTCCCTGTATTACAGCTTAGGAAAAAAATGGGGAATAGGGACGGGGCTCAACTATACCAAACTGGTGTCTGATCTTCATTCAGGAAGTACGGCCAACTATATTAAAGGTCAGCAAACCGTCCATTATATTGGAATTCCTGTGCAAGTCAATTATAATGTAATCCGAAAAGGGAAATTCACAGGCTATGTCACAGGAGGAGCATTGGTGGAGAAGCCTGTATCAGGAAGCCTTACGACAACCTATATCGTCAATGATGAGGTTAAAGAGACTTCAAAAGAGCGTTTAGACGACAAACCTTTGCAGTTTTCGGTAAACACGGCGGTTGGGCTTCAGCTAAAAGTTATTGACCGTTTTGGCGTCTATGCAGAACCGGGAATTGGGTATCATTTCAAAGATGACCGCTCACCCAATACGATCTATAAAGAAAAACCTTTGCAATTCAACCTGAAGTTTGGAGTCAGGATACTGCTTGACTGA
- a CDS encoding DUF4840 domain-containing protein, which translates to MKKYTVPRLLLVVLIMLTGLSLFSCNSDSPEIPPVKLEDIKGNYKARLITIQGNFRTEKIIGFTVKKDTIAFEDFPVSEIVKSVIKDPAKAEAAIKAMGKVKYDLQYNATVNAGNNVLELTFTPKIMELQIPVDGTNKKAMVLLNAKQKGFYVGMDQSLRFAFSADKITVDGLEISPYDAINYNLPFCIKN; encoded by the coding sequence ATGAAAAAATATACAGTACCCAGGCTTTTATTGGTGGTTCTTATTATGCTGACAGGTTTGTCTTTATTCTCATGTAATAGTGATAGCCCTGAAATCCCACCGGTAAAGCTGGAAGATATTAAAGGAAATTATAAAGCGAGACTTATTACCATACAGGGAAATTTCAGGACAGAGAAAATTATAGGTTTTACAGTAAAGAAAGACACTATAGCATTTGAAGACTTTCCGGTAAGTGAAATTGTAAAATCGGTGATAAAGGATCCGGCAAAGGCTGAAGCCGCCATTAAGGCAATGGGCAAGGTGAAATATGATCTTCAATATAATGCAACAGTCAATGCAGGGAATAATGTGCTGGAGCTTACATTTACCCCTAAAATAATGGAACTTCAGATTCCTGTTGACGGAACGAATAAAAAAGCAATGGTACTATTAAATGCCAAGCAGAAAGGTTTTTATGTAGGAATGGATCAATCATTGAGATTTGCCTTTTCAGCGGATAAAATAACAGTAGACGGGTTGGAAATCAGTCCCTATGATGCCATTAATTATAATCTTCCGTTTTGCATAAAGAATTAA
- a CDS encoding T9SS type A sorting domain-containing protein — translation MKTNLIFFAVVLFGILNIKAQCNPTVTSPRLGLVYQDKILFCNTENEVLSTQTYSNYQWYKQQWTWQTPNTNPWVAIPGATSQQLTINGYDDQLYYFKVAVTEGDCTAESPAIMADGYVYGLPSMISTFTPGTYEEIGPGEFNICTGASVKFDNTFPAVYGIHTWFKCFPGNIPPSANDPCIISGVTGDSYTATESGEYGFYACTEYCPDQCEFLGTNSFVKLNFGEWDFCKSLGTGEIKTKGNNLKVYPNPTVQFLYIGKESDKIYKEVSIIDMTGRLILKKNDHKYNEPIDVSSLAPGNYMIISKSSDGKNEFKNKFIKK, via the coding sequence ATGAAAACAAACTTAATTTTTTTTGCCGTAGTGCTATTCGGCATCCTGAATATAAAAGCACAGTGTAATCCTACCGTTACCAGTCCCAGGTTAGGGCTGGTTTATCAGGATAAAATTTTATTCTGTAATACGGAAAATGAAGTGCTTTCTACCCAGACCTACAGCAATTACCAGTGGTATAAACAACAATGGACCTGGCAGACCCCCAATACAAATCCCTGGGTAGCGATTCCGGGAGCAACATCGCAACAATTGACAATTAATGGTTACGATGATCAGCTGTATTATTTTAAAGTTGCTGTTACAGAAGGAGACTGCACGGCAGAAAGCCCGGCCATCATGGCAGACGGATATGTTTACGGACTTCCTTCTATGATCTCTACATTTACTCCCGGCACTTATGAAGAAATCGGACCCGGAGAATTTAACATATGTACAGGAGCTTCCGTGAAATTCGACAACACATTTCCTGCCGTATATGGTATTCATACATGGTTTAAATGTTTCCCAGGCAATATACCCCCATCTGCTAATGATCCTTGTATCATCAGCGGGGTGACAGGAGACTCTTATACGGCTACTGAATCAGGCGAATATGGCTTTTATGCATGTACGGAATACTGCCCTGACCAATGCGAATTCTTGGGAACCAATTCTTTCGTGAAATTAAACTTTGGTGAATGGGATTTCTGCAAAAGTTTAGGAACAGGAGAAATAAAAACCAAGGGGAACAACTTAAAGGTATACCCGAATCCTACGGTACAATTCCTTTATATCGGAAAAGAGTCTGATAAGATATATAAGGAAGTCTCTATCATTGATATGACTGGAAGACTGATCCTTAAAAAAAATGATCATAAGTACAATGAGCCTATTGATGTAAGCAGCCTTGCGCCCGGAAATTATATGATTATTTCCAAAAGCTCAGATGGGAAAAATGAATTTAAAAATAAGTTTATCAAAAAATAA
- a CDS encoding efflux transporter outer membrane subunit: MRIFNIKNFLISGAMASLMVSCAVGKKYTRTDLQVPESYKEPVQVTGDTVVLPWKTFFKDPKLIGLIDKALARNNEVNIALKNIEQLDLIYKQAKLSLMPTLDFSAGANRSWASKNSLNGSLNEQFLGTKYIDDFNATLRLSWEIDIWGKAKMQKESAAAEYFAQKENLNAIKSRIVVQVAQAYYNLIGLDEQLKIAEQNIELSNSTLTMMKLQFTAGQINSLAVQQSEAQKKTAELLIPLAKQNISIQENALSILCGEYPTKIEREGNLKDMIPENKLSEGLPAQLLSRRPDLKVAEYNVISLNAKTGLAKAAMYPSISLSPQIGVNSNKFNSWFDIPGSITKAIAANLVAPVFQKKQLKTTYKTALIEQEKAAINFRQAVMTAVAEVSDAMAKSKGSSERLLLLDQRTAILDKGINDALKLYKSGMATYLEVITAQNNKLQNDLEMINVSLERLNADVELYRALGGGAE; the protein is encoded by the coding sequence ATGAGAATATTTAATATAAAGAATTTCCTTATTTCAGGCGCAATGGCATCATTAATGGTGTCCTGTGCCGTAGGGAAAAAATATACAAGAACAGATCTTCAGGTTCCTGAATCATATAAAGAACCGGTGCAGGTAACAGGAGATACCGTAGTTCTTCCCTGGAAAACGTTCTTCAAAGATCCTAAGTTGATAGGGTTAATCGATAAAGCACTGGCCAGAAATAATGAGGTGAATATTGCCTTAAAAAATATAGAACAGCTGGATCTGATCTATAAGCAAGCTAAGTTATCCCTCATGCCAACCCTGGACTTCAGCGCAGGAGCCAATAGAAGCTGGGCCTCTAAGAACAGTCTCAACGGCTCTCTGAATGAACAGTTTTTAGGAACAAAATATATTGATGATTTTAATGCAACCCTTAGGCTTTCGTGGGAAATAGATATCTGGGGGAAAGCTAAAATGCAGAAGGAATCAGCAGCTGCTGAATACTTTGCCCAGAAAGAGAATTTAAATGCGATTAAAAGCCGCATTGTGGTTCAGGTAGCACAGGCTTATTACAATCTGATAGGCTTGGACGAACAGCTGAAAATTGCCGAACAGAATATCGAATTGAGCAATAGTACGCTTACCATGATGAAACTTCAGTTTACGGCAGGCCAGATCAATTCACTGGCAGTACAGCAGTCGGAAGCTCAGAAAAAAACAGCTGAACTATTGATTCCTTTGGCAAAGCAGAATATTTCAATTCAGGAAAATGCATTGAGTATCCTTTGTGGAGAATATCCCACCAAAATTGAAAGAGAAGGAAACCTGAAAGATATGATTCCTGAAAACAAGCTTTCAGAAGGCCTTCCTGCACAGCTATTGAGCCGCAGACCAGATCTGAAGGTTGCCGAATATAACGTCATCAGTCTGAATGCAAAAACAGGATTGGCAAAAGCCGCCATGTATCCAAGCATCAGCCTGAGCCCGCAGATTGGTGTGAATTCTAATAAGTTTAATAGCTGGTTTGATATTCCGGGCTCCATCACGAAAGCCATTGCGGCAAATCTGGTTGCTCCGGTTTTCCAGAAAAAGCAGTTGAAAACCACTTACAAAACCGCATTGATAGAGCAGGAAAAAGCGGCAATCAACTTTAGGCAGGCGGTAATGACGGCTGTAGCTGAAGTTTCTGATGCCATGGCAAAATCTAAAGGTTCTTCCGAAAGATTACTGCTTCTGGATCAGAGGACAGCCATTTTAGATAAAGGAATTAACGATGCGCTTAAGCTGTACAAAAGCGGTATGGCTACTTATCTGGAGGTTATTACCGCACAGAATAACAAACTTCAGAATGATCTGGAAATGATCAATGTAAGTCTTGAAAGGCTCAATGCCGATGTAGAATTGTACAGGGCATTAGGAGGAGGAGCTGAATAA
- a CDS encoding efflux RND transporter permease subunit — MLKKIIDRPVLATVISLIIVILGIIGLNQLAVTRFPDISPPTITVSGSYPGGNSETVIRSVVTPLEEQINGVEDMSYMKSTASNDGTFTISVIFKQGVNADQAAVNVQNRVQQATPILPQEVIRMGLTTSKQQNSMVLIFNIYTEDNKQYDETFLQNYANINLIPQIKRVKGVGQAQIFGVKDYSMRIWLNPQKMSSYGLVPADVSNAIADHSLESAPGKLGEESDAALEYVIRYKGKKNTPEQYENMIVKNDGTNVIRLKDVARVEFGSINNSGDNLSNGRNAVTVAIMQTTGSNANEIEIGVNKAIDQLAKSFPPGIKYTKVMSTKERLDEATGQVKSTLLEAFILVFIVVFIFLQDFRSTIIPAIAVPVAIVGTFFFLLVLGFTINVLTLFALVLAIGIVVDDAIVVVEAVHSNMEGTDLSGRDATHKAMNEITGAVISITLVMSAVFIPIGFMSGSAGLFYKQFAYTLAIAIIISAVNALTLTPALCAVFLKNHHAEEGGKTKGFGQRFAVAFNAGFNNMTNRYAKGVKFLIGRKWIAAGLIAGIIGLSAWLLSSTTKSFVPMEDDGFFIYSLSMPPGTGLTKTTEVSNKINTILKSVEAVQENTSITGFNLLSNSAGPAYAMGFVKLKPKKERGAVQDIDEIMNIVNGKLSGIKEGSVMSFRMPPVEGYGVTNDAEIVLQDRMGRDPQVLKAKADDVIGQLMQLPEVAYAYTMFRADYPQLELEVNEDKAKQLDVSVANLLGTVQTYFSGDQSQNFSRFGKFYRVNIKADGVFRMDEQAFNDIFVKNAKGEMVPVNTLITLKKVYGPESVQRYNLYNSLNINVVPKPGISNGALMDKIEPTLNKLPSDYSFEWTGLSLEEKSAGNQTVVILGLCLLFVYLLLAAQYESYILPLAVMLSIPTGVVGAFLGIKAIGFDNNIYVQVGLIMLIGLLAKNAILIVEFAIQRRKSGLSIIDSALEGAKARLRPIIMTSLAFIVGMIPLMLSTGGMASGNKSISVSAAIGMLSGVVLGVFVIPVLYMFFQYLDEKFSSKKKYPVLQKQLSNENI, encoded by the coding sequence ATGTTAAAAAAGATAATAGACCGTCCTGTACTGGCGACGGTGATATCCCTTATCATTGTTATTTTAGGGATCATAGGATTAAACCAGCTGGCGGTGACCAGGTTCCCGGATATTTCACCACCCACGATTACCGTTTCAGGGTCATATCCCGGAGGAAACAGCGAAACAGTGATACGTTCCGTAGTAACACCGCTGGAAGAACAGATCAACGGGGTGGAGGATATGAGCTATATGAAATCCACCGCGAGTAATGATGGTACATTTACCATTTCTGTTATTTTCAAACAAGGGGTAAATGCAGACCAGGCTGCAGTAAATGTACAGAACAGGGTACAGCAGGCCACTCCGATACTTCCGCAGGAAGTTATACGGATGGGGCTAACCACTTCTAAACAGCAAAACAGTATGGTGCTGATCTTCAATATCTATACAGAAGATAATAAACAATATGACGAAACATTCCTTCAGAACTATGCCAATATCAATCTTATCCCCCAGATTAAAAGGGTAAAAGGAGTAGGGCAGGCGCAGATTTTCGGGGTTAAAGATTACTCGATGAGAATCTGGCTTAATCCACAAAAGATGTCATCGTATGGCCTTGTTCCCGCGGATGTTTCCAATGCCATTGCAGATCATAGTCTGGAATCTGCTCCGGGTAAACTGGGAGAAGAGTCTGATGCGGCATTGGAATATGTGATCCGGTACAAAGGAAAAAAGAATACACCGGAACAATATGAAAATATGATCGTTAAAAATGATGGAACAAATGTAATCCGGCTTAAAGATGTAGCCCGTGTAGAATTCGGGTCTATCAATAACAGTGGAGACAACCTTTCCAACGGAAGGAATGCCGTTACCGTAGCCATCATGCAAACCACAGGATCAAATGCCAATGAAATTGAAATAGGCGTTAATAAAGCCATTGACCAACTGGCAAAATCATTTCCTCCAGGGATAAAATATACCAAGGTAATGAGTACCAAAGAAAGATTGGATGAAGCAACGGGGCAGGTGAAATCTACCTTGTTGGAAGCATTTATCCTTGTATTCATTGTAGTGTTTATTTTCCTGCAGGATTTCAGGTCTACCATTATTCCTGCGATTGCAGTTCCTGTGGCGATTGTCGGTACTTTCTTTTTCCTTCTGGTGTTAGGATTTACCATTAATGTACTGACGCTTTTTGCCCTTGTACTGGCTATTGGTATTGTTGTGGATGATGCTATTGTAGTAGTGGAGGCTGTTCACAGTAATATGGAAGGAACTGACCTTTCGGGAAGAGACGCAACGCACAAGGCAATGAACGAAATTACAGGAGCCGTAATCTCTATTACCCTTGTCATGTCTGCGGTATTTATTCCTATCGGGTTTATGTCGGGATCTGCAGGATTGTTTTATAAGCAGTTTGCTTACACTTTGGCCATTGCTATTATCATTTCAGCGGTTAATGCATTAACGTTGACTCCGGCTTTATGTGCGGTATTCCTGAAAAACCATCATGCAGAAGAAGGCGGAAAAACCAAAGGATTCGGACAACGGTTTGCTGTGGCATTCAATGCAGGATTCAATAACATGACGAACCGCTATGCAAAAGGGGTGAAGTTCTTAATCGGACGCAAATGGATTGCTGCAGGATTAATTGCCGGTATTATAGGATTATCTGCATGGTTGCTGTCAAGTACAACCAAGAGCTTTGTTCCTATGGAAGACGATGGATTCTTTATTTATTCATTAAGCATGCCACCAGGAACAGGGTTGACAAAAACAACGGAGGTTTCCAATAAAATCAATACCATTTTAAAAAGTGTGGAAGCAGTTCAGGAAAACACGTCCATTACAGGATTTAACCTGTTAAGCAACAGTGCCGGTCCTGCGTATGCGATGGGATTTGTAAAATTGAAGCCGAAAAAAGAGAGAGGTGCCGTTCAGGATATTGATGAGATTATGAATATTGTGAATGGAAAACTGTCCGGAATCAAGGAAGGAAGTGTAATGAGTTTCAGAATGCCACCGGTAGAAGGATACGGAGTAACTAATGATGCAGAAATCGTTCTTCAGGATCGTATGGGAAGAGATCCACAGGTTCTTAAGGCTAAGGCAGATGATGTCATCGGACAGCTGATGCAGCTTCCTGAGGTAGCCTATGCATATACGATGTTCAGGGCAGATTACCCTCAGCTGGAGCTTGAAGTAAATGAAGACAAGGCAAAACAGCTGGATGTCAGTGTGGCTAATTTGCTGGGAACGGTACAGACGTATTTCTCAGGAGACCAATCCCAGAACTTTTCAAGATTCGGAAAATTCTATAGGGTGAATATTAAAGCAGACGGGGTTTTCAGAATGGACGAACAGGCTTTCAATGATATTTTTGTGAAAAACGCTAAAGGAGAAATGGTTCCCGTAAACACCCTGATTACTTTGAAAAAAGTCTATGGCCCCGAATCAGTTCAGCGATACAATCTTTATAATTCATTGAACATCAATGTGGTGCCGAAGCCGGGTATAAGTAACGGAGCTTTAATGGATAAAATAGAACCTACATTGAATAAACTCCCGTCCGATTATAGCTTTGAATGGACCGGATTGAGTTTAGAAGAAAAATCAGCAGGAAATCAAACTGTTGTTATCCTTGGATTATGTTTGCTTTTCGTGTATCTGCTCCTCGCAGCACAGTATGAGAGCTATATCCTTCCTCTGGCTGTAATGCTATCCATTCCGACAGGAGTAGTAGGGGCATTCCTGGGGATAAAAGCTATTGGCTTCGACAACAATATTTATGTACAGGTAGGATTGATTATGCTTATCGGATTACTGGCAAAAAATGCCATTCTTATCGTGGAATTTGCTATACAGCGCAGAAAATCAGGGCTATCCATCATAGATTCAGCATTGGAAGGAGCAAAGGCCAGGCTGCGTCCCATTATCATGACCTCACTGGCTTTTATTGTAGGGATGATTCCGCTGATGCTTTCTACAGGAGGAATGGCTTCAGGAAATAAATCAATCAGTGTGAGCGCTGCCATTGGGATGTTGAGTGGAGTTGTTCTGGGCGTATTTGTAATCCCTGTGTTATACATGTTCTTTCAATATCTGGATGAAAAGTTTTCATCAAAAAAGAAGTATCCTGTACTACAAAAACAATTGTCAAATGAGAATATTTAA
- a CDS encoding RNA polymerase sigma factor, with product MEENKEQILLERLLMKDEAAWKELFGAYSGNLTYVCSRYIAEKEDVHDVLQNSFIKMFHSIKSFEFRGSGSLRAWMTRIVVNESLQYIKQKADFRSTIEVEDLPEIPNEEEPDFEEIPRAAIMKMIQSLPDGYRTVFNLYVFEKKSHKEIANILGIAENSSASQFHRAKGLLVQKIKEFKNVKKTQYE from the coding sequence ATGGAAGAAAATAAAGAACAGATTTTACTAGAACGTCTTCTGATGAAGGATGAAGCTGCCTGGAAGGAACTTTTCGGAGCTTATTCCGGAAATCTGACCTATGTCTGTTCCCGGTATATTGCTGAAAAGGAAGATGTACATGATGTTCTTCAAAACAGTTTTATCAAAATGTTTCATTCCATAAAATCATTTGAATTCAGGGGAAGTGGCTCGTTAAGAGCCTGGATGACAAGAATTGTTGTTAATGAGTCATTACAATATATAAAACAGAAAGCAGATTTCAGATCAACTATCGAAGTGGAAGACCTTCCTGAAATACCCAATGAAGAAGAACCGGATTTTGAAGAAATTCCAAGAGCCGCCATTATGAAAATGATACAATCTCTTCCGGATGGATATAGAACGGTTTTTAACCTGTATGTTTTTGAAAAGAAGAGTCATAAAGAAATTGCCAACATCTTGGGAATCGCGGAAAACTCTTCCGCATCACAATTTCACCGTGCCAAAGGATTGCTTGTTCAGAAAATAAAAGAATTTAAAAATGTCAAAAAAACACAATATGAATAG
- a CDS encoding LytR/AlgR family response regulator transcription factor: MKLNKILIIEDEKPNADRLKRLLLKLRPHVEILSVEDSIISAVHWLENNAAPDMIMMDVRLADGLSFEIFNKFEIRSPVIFTTAYDEYAVQAFKYNSIDYLLKPIEEEELEIALRRYETFIETVPFVGTAIEGLLNYIQPKDYRKRFLIAHRDGYKTVSTEDILYFYTELGISKAMLNTGTVENVPQTLEELEKQLDPKFFFRANRQFIIHIDSVKQIFNHFNGKLKLELRKQPDVEVIVSREKASVFKSWMDY, encoded by the coding sequence ATGAAGCTGAACAAAATTTTAATAATTGAAGATGAAAAACCGAATGCAGACCGCTTAAAAAGACTTCTTCTAAAGTTAAGACCCCATGTAGAAATCTTATCAGTAGAAGATTCCATCATTTCTGCAGTGCACTGGCTTGAAAATAATGCTGCTCCGGATATGATTATGATGGATGTACGCCTGGCAGACGGATTGAGCTTTGAAATATTTAATAAATTTGAGATCAGAAGCCCTGTGATTTTTACGACAGCTTATGATGAATATGCGGTTCAGGCATTCAAATACAACAGTATAGACTACTTGCTGAAACCAATAGAAGAGGAAGAACTTGAGATCGCATTAAGACGCTATGAAACCTTCATAGAAACGGTCCCTTTTGTAGGAACGGCGATAGAAGGACTCCTTAATTATATCCAGCCTAAAGATTATAGAAAACGATTCCTGATTGCTCATCGGGACGGTTACAAAACCGTTTCAACCGAAGATATCCTGTATTTTTATACAGAACTGGGAATCAGTAAAGCCATGCTGAATACCGGAACCGTTGAAAATGTTCCCCAAACCCTGGAAGAGCTTGAGAAACAACTGGATCCCAAATTTTTTTTCCGGGCAAACAGGCAGTTCATTATTCATATTGATTCTGTAAAGCAGATTTTTAATCATTTTAATGGGAAGCTTAAGCTGGAACTGAGGAAACAACCTGATGTGGAAGTAATTGTAAGCCGCGAGAAGGCATCTGTTTTCAAATCCTGGATGGATTATTAG